The following proteins come from a genomic window of Paenibacillus swuensis:
- a CDS encoding metal-dependent hydrolase codes for MDTGSHLVFGASLAGLACLDPSVGGSDSMFHAVLIGTLIGSHAPDFDSIVRFKGPKAYIRHHRGITHSVPALFLWPLLLSLPLAAIFGVLSSWSHLYGWIFTAVCFHVFLDLFNAYGVQCFRPFTAKWFHLDTLSIFDPFLFTMHAGGLLVWILSDVNAGEMFKSLFGVTFVYILLRFIHQRWIVYKVREHFGNTGNCHVIPSLHWFYFQFMVETEQQFKTGYVRYGRIIHKDTYTKGEENPMIQASIHTDGVRAFLHFAQRVHVMCLEHRDGYKVVWSDMRFWHNHKLPFGAEVELDRNLNVISDTLGWNKKSWEAPYV; via the coding sequence ATGGATACGGGTAGTCATCTGGTATTTGGCGCTTCGTTGGCAGGGCTCGCTTGTTTGGATCCGTCGGTTGGCGGGTCGGATTCCATGTTTCATGCTGTACTTATAGGTACGTTAATCGGTTCGCATGCCCCGGATTTCGATTCGATTGTAAGGTTTAAAGGTCCCAAAGCCTACATCAGACACCATCGCGGGATTACACATTCCGTACCGGCACTGTTTCTATGGCCGCTCTTGCTTTCCTTGCCGCTCGCAGCGATATTCGGTGTGCTGTCTTCATGGTCGCATTTGTATGGATGGATATTTACAGCGGTCTGCTTTCACGTATTTCTGGATTTATTTAACGCTTACGGGGTGCAGTGCTTCAGACCTTTTACGGCAAAATGGTTTCATCTCGACACTCTCTCTATTTTTGATCCGTTCTTGTTTACGATGCATGCGGGTGGGCTGCTGGTCTGGATCCTGTCGGATGTAAATGCCGGTGAAATGTTCAAATCATTGTTTGGGGTAACATTCGTTTACATTCTTCTCCGTTTTATCCATCAGAGATGGATTGTTTATAAAGTCCGTGAACATTTTGGAAATACCGGAAATTGTCATGTCATCCCGAGTCTGCATTGGTTCTACTTTCAATTTATGGTGGAGACTGAACAACAGTTCAAAACCGGTTATGTCCGCTACGGACGAATCATTCATAAAGATACATATACCAAAGGTGAAGAGAATCCGATGATCCAGGCTTCCATACACACAGACGGTGTGCGCGCTTTTCTGCATTTTGCCCAGCGGGTGCATGTGATGTGTCTGGAACATCGCGACGGATACAAAGTAGTGTGGAGCGACATGCGCTTCTGGCATAATCATAAACTGCCGTTCGGTGCCGAAGTGGAACTGGACCGGAATTTAAATGTCATCAGCGATACGTTGGGGTGGAACAAAAAAAGCTGGGAAGCTCCGTATGTTTAA
- a CDS encoding DNA-3-methyladenine glycosylase family protein — MSAHRFEMIPSAPFDFERMTKRLQGVSHEMFRYEDGALVRTLRIADKVYLVGMRSTGNAEEPSLDIQVNAEHEIKPSDLEEVEARLRTMLTADVDLKSFYAHLEGDPVLSKVTADHYGLRFILEADLFECMTKTIIGQQVNLTFASTLNRRLVEAASKPLEINGTLYPVFPSAQEVAALTYEQLREQQFSQRKAEYVIDFARSVAEGTLDLETLRLKEDEDIINQLVKIRGIGRWTVECFLLFGMGRPNLLPAADIGLRNAIRKNYGLDVQPGEPFVREMGASWSPWCSYVTFYLWESLNQKTNVSTII; from the coding sequence ATGAGCGCGCACAGGTTTGAGATGATCCCGTCAGCACCATTTGATTTTGAACGGATGACGAAGCGATTGCAGGGGGTTTCCCATGAGATGTTCCGTTACGAGGACGGCGCCCTAGTCCGCACTTTACGAATAGCCGACAAGGTATACCTTGTCGGTATGCGTTCCACCGGGAATGCAGAGGAGCCAAGTCTGGATATTCAAGTAAACGCGGAACATGAAATCAAGCCAAGCGATCTCGAAGAAGTTGAAGCACGTCTGAGAACCATGCTTACGGCAGATGTCGATCTAAAGTCGTTTTATGCACATTTGGAAGGGGACCCGGTACTATCTAAAGTGACGGCTGACCATTACGGGTTACGTTTCATCCTGGAGGCGGATTTATTTGAATGCATGACTAAAACGATTATCGGACAACAAGTTAATCTAACGTTTGCTTCCACCCTGAATCGACGTCTTGTAGAAGCCGCATCCAAACCATTAGAAATAAACGGAACGTTGTACCCTGTATTTCCTTCCGCTCAGGAAGTGGCGGCACTTACATACGAACAACTGCGTGAACAACAGTTCAGCCAGCGTAAAGCGGAATATGTCATTGATTTCGCCAGATCGGTAGCGGAAGGTACACTTGATCTTGAAACCCTTCGGCTTAAGGAGGATGAGGATATAATCAATCAGCTTGTCAAGATTCGAGGCATCGGGAGATGGACCGTAGAGTGCTTTCTTTTATTCGGAATGGGGAGACCTAATCTGTTGCCCGCTGCCGACATCGGTTTACGGAATGCCATCCGCAAAAATTATGGGTTGGATGTGCAACCCGGAGAGCCTTTTGTCCGTGAAATGGGAGCCTCGTGGTCGCCTTGGTGCAGTTATGTAACGTTCTATCTTTGGGAAAGCTTAAATCAAAAAACAAACGTCTCAACAATAATTTAA
- the rnz gene encoding ribonuclease Z: MDIYFLGTGAGMPTKERNVTSIALTQYEERGSFWLFDCGEATQHQVLRSPLKLSKLEFIWITHLHGDHIFGLPGLLSSRSNQGGTSPLTIFGPKGIEAYIRTSMQISQSRLNYDMNIVEISEGLVYEDEQCTVETALLDHRIDSYGYRIQEKPKPGSLDIAKVKSYGLLPGPQYGLLKNGTDVTLPEGTVIRSSDVVGPPQPGRIIVVLGDTRPCANVLRLAQGADLLVHEATFAQELAALAREFYHSTTSEAAHAAAAAGANQLVLTHISGRYADEGTDLLLEEARRIFPNTQVASDHSSYPIPLRAKEEK, encoded by the coding sequence ATGGACATCTATTTTCTCGGCACAGGTGCCGGAATGCCGACCAAAGAACGCAATGTAACCTCGATCGCCTTGACGCAATATGAGGAGCGGGGAAGCTTCTGGCTTTTCGATTGCGGAGAAGCCACACAGCATCAAGTGCTGCGTTCACCACTTAAGCTGAGCAAGCTTGAGTTTATCTGGATTACGCATTTGCACGGTGACCATATATTCGGGCTGCCGGGTCTGCTTTCTTCCCGCTCGAATCAAGGCGGGACCTCGCCTCTTACGATTTTCGGACCAAAGGGGATTGAAGCGTATATAAGAACCTCCATGCAAATCAGTCAATCCAGATTGAATTACGACATGAATATAGTCGAGATTTCGGAAGGTCTCGTATATGAGGATGAACAATGTACTGTGGAAACCGCATTGTTGGACCATCGTATCGACAGTTATGGTTACCGAATCCAGGAGAAACCGAAGCCGGGATCATTGGATATAGCAAAAGTTAAATCATATGGACTGTTACCCGGTCCTCAGTACGGGTTACTCAAGAACGGAACGGATGTAACGTTGCCCGAAGGTACCGTTATTCGTTCTTCCGATGTCGTCGGACCGCCGCAACCCGGACGTATTATCGTTGTTCTGGGGGATACCCGGCCATGCGCCAATGTTCTCAGGCTTGCGCAAGGCGCGGATCTGCTTGTTCATGAAGCGACCTTTGCTCAAGAATTGGCTGCCCTCGCTAGGGAATTCTATCATTCCACAACGTCTGAAGCGGCACATGCCGCGGCTGCAGCGGGTGCAAATCAACTGGTATTGACGCATATCAGCGGCAGATACGCCGATGAGGGCACGGATCTGCTGCTTGAGGAAGCCCGGCGTATTTTTCCCAATACACAGGTGGCTTCCGATCATAGCTCCTACCCGATTCCGTTAAGAGCTAAGGAGGAGAAATGA
- the metH gene encoding methionine synthase translates to MNKPLLQEQLLKKILILDGAMGTMIQQADLTAEDFGSDDLDGCNEMLVLTRPDVISSIHEAYLEAGADILETNTFGSTSVVLAEYDLQDRAVELNKAAAKLAVDAAKKFSTPEWPRYVAGAMGPTTKTLSVTGGVTFDELVDSYFEQAQALIESGVDALLLETSQDTLNVKAGTIGIRRAFELTGIELPLMISGTIEPMGTTLAGQNIESFYISLEHLKPISIGLNCATGPEFMRDHIRTLSGIASSAVSCYPNAGLPDENGSYHESPESLAKKIGGFASQGWLNIAGGCCGTTPEHIRAMAETLSQYPPREQNGQHPPAVSGIETVYVEAENRPYMVGERTNVSGSRKFKRLIKEQKFEEASEIARAQVKGGAYIVDINLQDTDIDEYAAMETFIQQVVKKVKVPLMIDSTYDHIIELGLKYSQGKAIINSINLEDGEVKFESIVPLIHKYGAAVVVILIDERGQAVSREAKLEVADRSYDLLVNKYGLNPEDIIFDPNMFPIGSGDPQYLGSAVETIEGIRLIKEKYPKVHTILGLSNISFGLPDAGREVLNSVYLYHCTKAGLDYAIVNTEKLERYASIPEEERQLAERLIFDTNDETLAEFVAAFRNKKVEKKEKISNLSLEERLASYVVEGTKEGLIPDLDLALQKYAPLEVINGPLMAGMSEVGRLFNNNELIVAEVLQSAEVMKSSVTHLEQFMEKNETAVKGKILLATVKGDVHDIGKNLVEIILSNNGYQIVNLGIKVPPEQLIEAYRKEKPDAIGLSGLLVKSAQQMIITAQDLKNAGIDVPILVGGAALTRKFTKNRISPEYDGLVLYAKDAMDGLDIANQLSNPDQRAKLVAEMREFKESDVMESGRKDLPPLTRAVRSEISQDAPVFTPPDLDRHVLRDYPISHILPYVNMQMLLGHHLGLKGSVEQLLADRDPKATQLKDVVDGLLHEATTNGVYRASGMYRFFPAQSSGNDVIVYDPEDHTKVLKTFTFPRQQVDPYLCLADFLKPVSSGVMDYVGFLVVTAGSGVRELAEEMKAKGDYLRMHALQAVALELAEALAERMHQMMRDVCGYPDPVNMTMKQRLGARYQGIRVSFGYPACPNLEDQELLFDLLHPEDIGVELTEGFMMEPESSVSAMVFAHPQAQYFNVDKA, encoded by the coding sequence ATGAACAAACCACTACTGCAGGAGCAATTACTGAAGAAGATCTTAATACTCGACGGCGCCATGGGAACGATGATTCAGCAAGCGGATTTAACAGCTGAGGATTTCGGATCGGACGACCTGGATGGCTGTAATGAAATGCTTGTGCTTACCAGGCCCGATGTAATCTCTTCTATACATGAGGCTTATCTTGAAGCAGGGGCCGATATTCTTGAAACCAACACGTTCGGTTCCACCAGCGTGGTGTTGGCTGAATACGATTTGCAAGATCGTGCTGTCGAATTGAACAAGGCTGCCGCGAAGTTGGCTGTGGATGCCGCTAAGAAGTTTTCTACACCTGAATGGCCGCGGTATGTCGCAGGCGCCATGGGTCCCACAACGAAAACATTATCGGTAACCGGTGGCGTAACGTTCGATGAGTTGGTGGACAGTTACTTCGAGCAGGCTCAAGCCTTGATTGAATCCGGCGTGGATGCGTTGCTTCTGGAAACCTCTCAAGATACGTTAAATGTAAAGGCGGGCACGATCGGCATACGCCGCGCTTTTGAATTAACCGGTATAGAGCTCCCGCTCATGATTTCCGGAACGATTGAACCGATGGGCACAACATTGGCCGGTCAAAATATAGAGTCGTTCTATATTTCTCTGGAGCATCTGAAACCGATTTCGATCGGGTTAAACTGTGCTACCGGCCCCGAATTCATGCGGGACCATATTCGCACACTCTCAGGCATTGCCAGCAGCGCGGTGAGCTGTTACCCCAATGCGGGACTTCCGGATGAAAACGGGAGCTATCATGAATCCCCGGAATCCTTGGCGAAGAAGATTGGGGGCTTCGCTTCCCAAGGCTGGCTAAACATTGCCGGCGGATGTTGCGGCACAACCCCCGAGCATATCCGGGCCATGGCTGAAACGTTAAGCCAATACCCGCCGCGCGAGCAGAACGGTCAGCATCCGCCCGCTGTATCCGGGATCGAAACCGTGTATGTGGAAGCTGAAAATCGTCCCTATATGGTAGGCGAAAGAACGAATGTTTCCGGCTCCCGCAAGTTTAAACGCTTAATTAAAGAACAGAAATTCGAAGAGGCTTCCGAGATTGCCCGCGCGCAAGTCAAAGGCGGAGCTTACATTGTAGATATCAATCTTCAGGATACGGATATCGATGAATACGCAGCTATGGAAACCTTTATTCAACAAGTTGTGAAGAAGGTAAAGGTTCCGTTAATGATTGATTCCACTTATGATCACATCATTGAGCTCGGACTGAAATATTCCCAGGGTAAAGCAATCATCAATTCCATCAATTTAGAAGACGGCGAAGTGAAATTCGAAAGTATCGTTCCTCTTATCCATAAATACGGGGCCGCGGTTGTTGTGATCTTGATTGACGAACGGGGACAAGCGGTTTCCAGGGAAGCGAAGCTGGAGGTTGCCGACCGTTCCTACGATTTACTTGTAAATAAATACGGTCTGAATCCGGAAGATATTATTTTTGATCCGAATATGTTCCCGATTGGTTCCGGCGATCCTCAATACCTTGGTTCTGCTGTGGAAACCATTGAAGGGATCCGTCTAATCAAGGAAAAGTATCCTAAAGTGCACACCATTCTTGGATTAAGCAACATTTCGTTCGGTTTACCGGATGCGGGCAGGGAAGTGCTGAACTCCGTTTATTTGTATCATTGCACCAAGGCCGGCTTGGATTACGCTATCGTTAATACCGAGAAGCTGGAGCGATACGCATCCATTCCGGAAGAAGAACGCCAATTGGCCGAACGGCTGATATTTGATACGAATGACGAGACTTTAGCCGAATTCGTGGCCGCTTTCCGAAACAAGAAAGTAGAGAAGAAAGAGAAAATTTCGAATCTTTCGCTGGAAGAGAGATTGGCGTCTTATGTCGTGGAAGGAACGAAAGAAGGTTTAATTCCCGATCTGGATCTTGCTTTACAGAAGTACGCGCCCTTAGAAGTCATCAACGGACCTTTAATGGCCGGTATGAGTGAAGTAGGACGTTTGTTTAACAACAATGAGCTAATCGTCGCCGAGGTACTCCAAAGCGCGGAAGTGATGAAATCATCTGTAACGCATCTGGAACAATTTATGGAGAAGAATGAAACAGCCGTGAAAGGCAAAATTTTGCTGGCTACCGTCAAAGGCGATGTACATGATATCGGCAAAAACCTCGTGGAGATCATACTCTCCAACAACGGCTATCAAATCGTTAATTTAGGGATCAAAGTGCCGCCCGAGCAATTGATTGAAGCTTATCGCAAAGAGAAGCCCGATGCGATCGGTTTGTCGGGATTATTGGTCAAATCGGCGCAACAGATGATTATAACAGCACAGGATCTGAAGAATGCGGGAATTGATGTCCCCATTCTTGTCGGCGGCGCGGCCTTAACACGTAAATTTACTAAAAACCGAATTTCGCCGGAATACGATGGTCTAGTCTTGTATGCCAAGGATGCCATGGACGGTCTGGATATCGCGAACCAGTTAAGCAATCCTGATCAACGGGCTAAGCTTGTGGCGGAGATGCGTGAATTTAAAGAATCGGATGTCATGGAATCCGGTCGAAAAGATTTGCCGCCTTTAACCCGCGCTGTCCGTTCTGAAATTTCACAGGATGCACCGGTGTTTACTCCACCGGATCTGGACCGCCATGTGCTTAGAGATTATCCCATTTCACACATACTTCCCTATGTGAATATGCAGATGTTACTGGGCCATCATCTGGGATTGAAGGGTTCTGTAGAACAACTGCTTGCGGACCGTGATCCTAAAGCGACACAACTTAAAGATGTGGTGGATGGATTGCTGCACGAAGCCACTACGAACGGCGTATATCGCGCAAGCGGCATGTACCGATTCTTCCCGGCACAATCCTCAGGTAATGACGTCATCGTATACGATCCAGAAGATCATACAAAGGTTCTGAAGACCTTCACGTTCCCGCGCCAACAGGTAGATCCTTACCTATGTCTGGCTGACTTCCTGAAACCCGTGAGTAGCGGCGTTATGGATTATGTCGGTTTTCTGGTCGTAACGGCGGGCTCAGGTGTCCGTGAACTGGCTGAAGAAATGAAAGCCAAAGGGGACTACCTGCGCATGCACGCGCTTCAAGCGGTGGCTCTGGAGCTGGCTGAAGCTTTGGCGGAACGTATGCACCAGATGATGCGCGATGTATGCGGGTACCCGGATCCGGTTAATATGACAATGAAGCAGCGTTTGGGCGCCAGATATCAAGGCATCCGGGTCTCGTTCGGTTATCCGGCTTGCCCGAATTTGGAGGATCAGGAGCTTCTGTTCGATTTATTGCACCCTGAGGATATCGGTGTAGAGTTAACTGAAGGGTTTATGATGGAACCAGAATCGTCAGTATCCGCGATGGTTTTCGCCCATCCGCAAGCGCAATACTTTAATGTGGATAAAGCATAA
- a CDS encoding 1,2-dihydroxy-3-keto-5-methylthiopentene dioxygenase codes for MAEIRLRNTNERITGEENVKAFLESQEVLYEHWNPDVMPAHLKEQFILTDENKQEILTAYEHEIKDLASRRGYQTWDIVALSEATPNLDAILKKFEDVHTHTEDEVRAIVAGRGIFIIKGTPEVGYFDVELEAGDVISVPEHKPHFFTLMDNRQIVAVRLFIETEGWIAHSFADPEFIKT; via the coding sequence ATGGCTGAAATTCGTTTGCGCAACACCAATGAACGCATTACGGGAGAAGAGAATGTAAAAGCCTTTTTGGAAAGTCAAGAAGTGTTATATGAGCATTGGAACCCCGATGTAATGCCTGCGCATTTAAAGGAACAATTCATCCTTACCGATGAGAATAAACAAGAAATCCTGACTGCTTATGAACATGAGATCAAGGATCTTGCCTCTCGCCGAGGTTACCAGACCTGGGATATTGTCGCTTTGTCTGAAGCAACACCCAATCTGGATGCCATTCTCAAAAAATTTGAGGACGTACATACGCATACGGAAGACGAAGTGCGTGCAATCGTGGCCGGCCGGGGTATATTTATCATCAAGGGGACACCTGAAGTGGGTTACTTTGATGTAGAATTAGAAGCAGGTGATGTAATCTCTGTACCGGAGCATAAGCCGCATTTCTTTACATTGATGGACAATCGTCAAATCGTGGCGGTTCGTTTATTTATTGAAACCGAAGGCTGGATTGCCCACTCATTCGCGGATCCTGAATTTATTAAAACATAA
- a CDS encoding HAD family hydrolase: MSIQAVLFDLDDTLLWDDRSVLEAFEMVCESAADRLGVDARELEAAVRKEARALYESYETFPFTQMIGINPYEALWGNFTEGEHEQFRKLNELAPGYRKEAWTRALHVLGVDDEQAGAELGELFHQTRRKLPYVYEETYRVLDELKGKVKLLLLTNGSPDLQKEKLAMVPLMAPYFDHIMISGQFGQGKPAEAIFHHAMELLNINADEGLMVGDKLTTDILGSNRVGMKNVWINRRGLANDSDIRPTFQIKHLEELHDIIHSFAE; the protein is encoded by the coding sequence ATGTCAATTCAGGCGGTTTTGTTTGATTTGGATGATACATTGCTTTGGGATGATCGAAGTGTATTGGAAGCTTTCGAGATGGTTTGTGAGTCTGCGGCAGATCGATTAGGGGTGGATGCCCGGGAATTGGAGGCTGCGGTTCGGAAGGAAGCACGCGCTCTGTATGAGTCTTATGAGACGTTTCCTTTCACACAAATGATCGGAATTAATCCGTATGAGGCGCTCTGGGGCAACTTTACCGAAGGCGAGCACGAACAGTTTCGTAAATTAAACGAACTTGCGCCTGGATATCGTAAAGAAGCGTGGACACGTGCCCTTCATGTTTTGGGTGTTGACGATGAACAAGCGGGGGCCGAATTGGGTGAGCTGTTCCATCAAACCCGCCGGAAACTGCCTTATGTATATGAAGAAACCTACCGTGTTTTGGACGAGCTTAAAGGCAAGGTTAAGCTGCTTTTGTTAACCAACGGATCGCCTGATTTACAGAAAGAAAAATTGGCTATGGTTCCGCTCATGGCTCCTTACTTCGACCATATCATGATCTCGGGCCAATTCGGACAGGGAAAACCGGCTGAAGCGATATTTCATCATGCTATGGAGTTGTTGAACATTAACGCTGATGAAGGTTTGATGGTCGGAGATAAATTAACGACTGATATTCTGGGCTCTAATCGCGTAGGTATGAAGAATGTATGGATTAACCGCCGCGGACTAGCCAATGATTCCGACATTCGACCTACGTTTCAAATCAAACATTTAGAAGAATTACACGACATTATCCATTCATTTGCTGAATAA
- a CDS encoding DUF896 domain-containing protein — MDEIVARINELSRKQKKEGLTPEETAEQKQLRDQYINGFKRSLRNQLENITLVDGEDQIKH, encoded by the coding sequence ATGGATGAAATTGTAGCCAGAATTAATGAATTATCTCGTAAACAGAAAAAAGAAGGACTTACACCGGAAGAAACCGCGGAACAGAAACAACTTCGCGATCAATATATTAACGGATTTAAGAGATCACTCCGGAACCAGCTGGAAAATATCACATTGGTCGATGGCGAGGATCAAATAAAACATTAA
- a CDS encoding LysM peptidoglycan-binding domain-containing protein, giving the protein MQAYYTYSNTNSTGTHKVKSTPKGTLGYVKLKKFTFFFTLFLICFSFGAVIQAYGESTTETNKKANNNNLELSFNQVSSNVNPRRVLVDSGDTLWSIAEAHAPKDKNIRSYISDLRKMNHLVGSLLQEGQILVLP; this is encoded by the coding sequence ATGCAAGCCTATTATACATATTCTAATACGAATTCGACGGGAACTCATAAAGTTAAATCCACACCTAAAGGAACACTTGGCTATGTTAAACTCAAGAAATTTACTTTCTTTTTTACATTGTTTCTAATCTGTTTCTCTTTCGGAGCCGTCATACAGGCCTACGGTGAATCAACCACGGAGACGAACAAGAAAGCGAACAACAACAACTTAGAATTAAGTTTTAATCAAGTCTCTTCGAATGTTAACCCTCGGAGAGTGCTCGTGGATTCCGGGGACACATTATGGAGTATAGCAGAAGCACATGCGCCCAAGGATAAGAACATACGTTCATATATTTCCGATTTGCGTAAGATGAATCATTTAGTAGGCAGCTTACTGCAAGAAGGTCAAATTCTTGTTCTTCCATAA
- the lexA gene encoding transcriptional repressor LexA translates to MSKISSRQLAILDFIKNEVRDKGYPPSVREIGEAVGLASSSTVHGHLDRLEKKGLIRRDPTKPRAIEILGNDESANIYPFSVSRVPLVGKVTAGVPITATENIEDYFPLPNHIVGDQTVFMLSVEGDSMIDAGIHNGDYVIVRQQQTANNGDIVVAMTDEDEATVKRFYKERDHIRLQPENSALSPILLNHVTILGRVIGLFRDIH, encoded by the coding sequence GTGTCGAAGATTTCCAGTCGTCAGTTGGCGATTTTAGACTTCATCAAGAATGAAGTGCGCGATAAAGGCTATCCACCTTCTGTTCGAGAAATCGGTGAAGCTGTCGGACTTGCCTCTTCTTCCACTGTCCATGGACATTTGGACAGACTTGAGAAGAAAGGCCTGATTCGCCGGGACCCTACGAAACCTAGAGCTATTGAGATTCTCGGTAACGATGAAAGTGCCAACATTTATCCTTTCTCCGTGTCCCGAGTGCCGCTCGTGGGTAAAGTAACGGCCGGTGTTCCCATTACCGCGACGGAGAATATTGAAGATTACTTTCCTCTACCGAATCACATTGTCGGGGATCAGACGGTCTTTATGTTAAGCGTTGAAGGCGACAGCATGATTGACGCAGGCATACATAACGGCGATTATGTCATCGTGCGTCAACAACAAACCGCAAACAATGGAGATATTGTGGTGGCCATGACGGATGAAGACGAAGCCACAGTGAAACGCTTTTACAAGGAACGTGACCATATCCGGTTGCAGCCTGAGAATTCCGCACTTTCTCCTATCTTACTTAATCATGTTACGATTCTTGGTCGTGTCATTGGCTTATTTAGAGACATACACTAA